From the genome of Variovorax sp. RA8, one region includes:
- a CDS encoding low temperature requirement protein A produces MKDLRYFDPHRRATWLELFFDLIFVVALRDAGEILSEAHGGHIGAQQFLHFVLVFLPLWWIWVGHTIYANRFDTDSRQHRLSTLLIMFLLIVISAQISAGAQAHYALAVACYCGARLIIAVMYFVSRSKHHDRGGFASTVGAVFAVGAAISLSSVLLEPPWSYLVFYAGIVFDMAALVLLSRRLHVVPAHAAHLVERVGLLTIIMLGESVISISAALADIAWNRSNAIAAVSGFVMVSAIWWIYYDSFHLLEQRKLATGHSILYSHFFLFIGLALLASLIRHAILDDLDPGDFRQLAAVGTVLFFLGKQYGYYMEVPELRPYLLTNTAAVFALTALVLMLPLGLGAMLVGITATMICYVLLNLRYRHLVRARQEAA; encoded by the coding sequence GTGAAGGACCTTCGATATTTCGACCCTCACCGGCGCGCGACGTGGCTGGAGCTGTTCTTTGACCTGATCTTCGTTGTCGCCCTGCGCGACGCCGGCGAGATCCTGAGCGAAGCGCATGGAGGCCACATCGGGGCGCAGCAGTTCCTGCACTTCGTGCTGGTGTTCCTGCCGCTGTGGTGGATCTGGGTGGGCCACACGATCTACGCCAATCGCTTCGACACCGACAGCCGCCAGCACCGGCTGTCCACCCTGCTGATCATGTTCCTGCTGATCGTGATCTCGGCGCAGATCTCGGCCGGCGCCCAGGCACACTACGCGCTGGCCGTAGCCTGCTACTGCGGGGCGCGGCTGATCATCGCGGTGATGTACTTCGTCTCCAGGAGCAAGCACCACGACCGGGGTGGCTTCGCGTCGACGGTGGGCGCCGTGTTCGCCGTCGGCGCCGCGATCAGCCTTTCCTCGGTCCTGTTGGAGCCACCGTGGAGCTACCTGGTCTTCTATGCCGGGATCGTGTTCGACATGGCGGCGCTGGTGCTGCTCAGCCGGAGACTGCACGTCGTGCCGGCACACGCGGCACACCTGGTCGAACGAGTCGGCCTGCTGACCATCATCATGCTGGGCGAATCGGTGATCAGCATCTCCGCGGCGCTGGCGGACATCGCCTGGAACCGATCCAACGCCATCGCCGCAGTCAGCGGATTCGTCATGGTGTCGGCCATTTGGTGGATCTACTACGACAGCTTCCACCTGCTGGAACAGCGCAAGTTGGCGACCGGGCACTCGATCCTCTATTCGCACTTCTTCCTGTTCATCGGCCTGGCGCTCCTGGCCTCACTGATCCGGCATGCGATCCTGGACGACCTCGACCCGGGCGACTTCCGTCAGCTGGCCGCGGTCGGTACGGTGCTGTTCTTCCTGGGCAAGCAGTACGGCTACTACATGGAGGTGCCCGAGCTGCGGCCTTACCTGCTGACCAACACCGCGGCCGTGTTCGCCCTGACGGCACTCGTGCTGATGTTGCCGCTCGGGCTCGGCGCCATGCTGGTGGGCATCACGGCGACCATGATCTGCTACGTGCTGCTCAACCTGCGCTACCGCCACCTGGTGCGCGCCAGGCAGGAGGCGGCCTGA
- a CDS encoding sterol desaturase family protein, which yields MNREQDIERRSHAYRKEYREATPAWYRGELHLGFTLVFTVGVIVWCASQIAGATWQQWVGVVLPMLVFGNWAEWAGHRFLLHNPKSWIKPAYRRHVATHHQFFSHKTLDYHGHQDWRALLFPPFAPILFVLAALPIALLLGTAWTPNAGYIAMLTMAAYFLMYEGLHTLSHIEHPLLDKLPLVNTVRRMHVLHHNPDFMHTRNFNLTFPLCDALFGTSDLNKGVLGTLFNGMSDAARRPEDQAKVDAQRQQRAPKTTEDFAEQPSSVRVDSPSLSSRNG from the coding sequence ATGAATCGCGAACAAGACATTGAACGCCGCTCGCATGCGTACCGCAAGGAATACCGGGAGGCCACGCCTGCCTGGTATCGGGGCGAATTGCATCTGGGCTTTACGCTGGTTTTCACCGTGGGCGTGATCGTCTGGTGCGCCAGCCAGATTGCCGGCGCGACCTGGCAGCAATGGGTGGGGGTCGTGCTGCCGATGTTGGTCTTCGGGAACTGGGCTGAATGGGCCGGCCATCGCTTCCTGCTGCACAACCCGAAGAGCTGGATCAAGCCGGCGTACCGGCGCCATGTCGCGACGCATCACCAGTTCTTCTCGCACAAGACGCTCGACTACCACGGCCATCAGGACTGGCGTGCCCTGCTGTTTCCGCCGTTCGCGCCAATATTGTTTGTGCTGGCCGCACTGCCCATCGCGCTGCTGCTCGGCACGGCCTGGACGCCGAATGCCGGCTACATCGCGATGCTCACGATGGCCGCCTATTTCCTGATGTATGAGGGATTGCACACGCTGTCGCACATCGAGCATCCGTTGCTCGACAAGCTGCCCCTCGTCAACACCGTTCGCCGCATGCACGTGCTGCACCACAACCCCGACTTCATGCACACGCGAAACTTCAATCTCACGTTTCCTTTGTGCGACGCGCTGTTCGGCACCAGCGACTTGAACAAGGGCGTTCTGGGCACGCTGTTCAACGGCATGTCGGATGCGGCACGCCGGCCCGAGGACCAGGCAAAGGTCGATGCGCAACGCCAGCAGCGCGCGCCGAAGACCACCGAAGACTTCGCGGAGCAGCCTTCTTCGGTTCGGGTGGATTCGCCCTCGCTGTCGTCACGCAACGGCTGA
- a CDS encoding MFS transporter: protein MTEAILTATGAPAKPSNRQVLTAVVASCLGWALDLFDLFMLLYVAPVIGRLFFPSDHAMLSLAAVYASFAVTLLMRPLGSALFGSYADRKGRKGAMIIAVVGVGVATAAFGLLPTVAQAGVLAPILFLILRLVQGVFVGGVVASTHTIGTESVALKYRGAVSGLIGGGGAGLGALMASLTYLAMSAIFPGESFDVWGWRCMFFTGIISSVLGLFIFNSLEESPLWKQLAADKAARAAEARRNAPVEIATSPLRTIFSPPYRNILLVNLLITVGGGSAYYLTSGYLPTFLKVVTKAPNNSAAAILMLGSLAVVIVSIAVGHLSSLIGRKRTFLLVGVIQLIAMPALYLMLPHAPTLTMTGVYVVLLSALGCMGFAPILIFLNERFPTSVRATGTGLSWNIGFALGGMMPTAVSLVAQSPAELPVTLAAFVAFISAVFLIGAAIVPETTSRLSEIRPQGAA from the coding sequence ATGACCGAAGCCATCCTGACCGCCACCGGTGCGCCGGCGAAACCCAGCAATCGCCAAGTGCTCACCGCCGTCGTCGCATCGTGCCTGGGCTGGGCATTGGATCTGTTCGACCTGTTCATGCTGCTGTACGTTGCCCCTGTGATCGGCAGGCTTTTCTTTCCGTCCGACCACGCCATGCTGTCGCTCGCGGCGGTCTATGCGTCATTTGCCGTCACGCTGTTGATGCGGCCATTGGGCTCGGCGCTGTTCGGTTCCTACGCCGATCGCAAGGGCCGCAAGGGCGCCATGATCATCGCGGTGGTGGGCGTCGGCGTTGCCACGGCCGCCTTCGGCCTGCTGCCCACAGTGGCCCAGGCCGGCGTCCTCGCTCCCATCCTTTTCCTGATCCTTCGATTGGTGCAGGGCGTGTTCGTCGGGGGCGTGGTCGCGTCGACGCACACCATCGGCACCGAGTCGGTGGCGCTCAAGTATCGCGGTGCAGTGTCGGGCCTGATCGGCGGCGGCGGTGCCGGCCTCGGCGCGCTGATGGCGTCGCTGACCTACCTGGCGATGTCCGCGATCTTTCCGGGCGAGAGCTTCGACGTGTGGGGTTGGCGTTGCATGTTCTTCACCGGCATCATCAGCTCGGTGCTCGGCCTGTTCATCTTCAACAGCCTGGAAGAGTCACCGCTGTGGAAGCAACTCGCCGCCGACAAGGCCGCGCGCGCCGCCGAGGCACGCCGCAATGCACCCGTGGAGATCGCGACGTCTCCGCTGCGCACGATCTTCTCGCCCCCCTACCGCAACATCTTGCTGGTGAACTTGCTGATCACGGTCGGCGGCGGCAGCGCCTACTACCTGACCTCGGGGTACCTCCCGACGTTCCTGAAGGTCGTGACCAAGGCGCCGAACAACTCGGCCGCCGCAATCCTCATGCTGGGCAGCCTCGCGGTGGTGATCGTATCCATCGCGGTGGGCCATCTGAGCAGCCTGATCGGCCGCAAACGCACCTTCCTGCTGGTCGGCGTCATCCAGCTGATCGCCATGCCCGCGCTGTACTTGATGCTGCCCCATGCGCCAACCCTCACGATGACCGGCGTCTACGTCGTGCTCCTGAGTGCGCTGGGCTGCATGGGCTTCGCGCCGATCCTGATCTTCCTGAACGAACGCTTTCCGACGTCAGTGCGCGCGACCGGCACCGGCCTGTCCTGGAACATCGGCTTTGCGCTCGGCGGAATGATGCCGACCGCGGTCTCGCTGGTAGCGCAATCACCCGCCGAGCTGCCGGTCACGCTTGCTGCATTCGTGGCCTTCATCTCGGCCGTGTTCCTCATCGGCGCGGCGATCGTGCCGGAAACCACGAGCCGCCTGTCCGAAATCCGCCCGCAGGGCGCAGCCTGA
- a CDS encoding TIGR02444 family protein translates to MSRRAEPGPSYDSLVAYAFETYGRAGVAGSCVLLQDRLGVDVVVLLYAMYLARRCHVILDDEALQASDARVVNWRREVIAPLRSLRRRIGSVPGVSQTVLSPTRQRIKEAELSAEVAAFALLFREEDGDLGQGDRATAAPLVSRVARFYGSQSGNVMTLRDANVKEAITRLTAELRA, encoded by the coding sequence ATGAGCCGGCGTGCCGAGCCTGGTCCGTCGTACGACTCACTGGTCGCCTACGCCTTCGAGACTTACGGCCGTGCGGGCGTGGCGGGTTCGTGCGTCCTGCTGCAGGACAGGCTCGGGGTGGATGTGGTCGTGCTCCTGTACGCGATGTATCTGGCACGCCGTTGCCATGTCATCCTTGATGACGAGGCACTGCAGGCGTCGGACGCTCGCGTGGTGAATTGGCGCCGGGAAGTGATCGCGCCACTGCGCTCGCTCCGACGCCGGATCGGGAGCGTCCCAGGGGTCTCGCAAACCGTGTTGTCGCCGACCCGGCAGCGCATCAAGGAGGCCGAGCTCAGCGCCGAAGTGGCCGCATTCGCGCTTCTTTTCCGGGAGGAGGATGGCGACCTGGGACAAGGTGACCGTGCCACGGCCGCACCACTGGTTTCGCGCGTTGCACGTTTTTATGGGTCGCAAAGCGGCAATGTGATGACGCTCCGCGATGCCAACGTCAAGGAGGCGATCACGCGCTTGACTGCCGAGCTGAGGGCCTGA
- a CDS encoding aminotransferase-like domain-containing protein, with amino-acid sequence MFWNRKQSFIAGDKARFDLLVAHDGLAGSTAHRCTNPTREVHGHGRARSAAGPVLARGAAERGPPFANYGHRHRRSCAKIVWRLLHMEQPGWVTPASGAVMKLYERCANEIAELIRTRMLRPGDRLPSVRAAIAARGLSRSTVFEAYCLLETRGLIEARPRSGYYVKTGLAHTKLQAPADSRSDGRARNVDIGQLVFELLGPMARHEFAPLGSAFISPSLCPLTRLARHLWTEMRDLDPWRLIEDLATGNEALRRQIGLRYATNGIAVESTEVVLTNGGLEGMNLSLQAVTQPGDVVVVESPTFYAALQSIERLHLRSLEVATSPSLGIDIDALAAVLERQRVAACWLMTSFQNPLGSSMPEDRKKALVALLAKHAIPLIEDDAYAELFFGAKRPLPAKAFDTEGLVMNCGSFSKCLAPGYRVGWVAGGRFAAKIEQMRLMYTLSPAIPAQAAIAAYLDQGGYDRHLRRMRKALAGYLAVAVETVEMYFPAGTRMAVPEGGYFLWVELPKAVDAIELHTLARERGISLSPGPLFSAARRFGNCVRLNYGHGGDPRFVPALKTVGELATQCAASRHALASARQ; translated from the coding sequence TTGTTTTGGAACCGCAAGCAGTCATTCATCGCGGGCGACAAGGCACGCTTCGATCTGCTTGTCGCCCATGATGGACTTGCCGGTAGCACGGCTCATCGTTGTACGAATCCGACCCGCGAGGTCCATGGTCATGGCCGAGCGAGAAGCGCGGCAGGGCCGGTTCTCGCTAGGGGCGCAGCTGAACGGGGGCCTCCCTTTGCGAACTATGGTCACCGGCATCGCAGGTCGTGCGCCAAAATCGTCTGGCGCCTTCTGCACATGGAGCAACCCGGTTGGGTGACTCCCGCTTCAGGTGCAGTCATGAAGCTATACGAACGCTGTGCGAACGAAATTGCCGAACTGATCCGCACCCGCATGCTGCGGCCCGGCGACCGCCTGCCGTCGGTGCGAGCCGCGATCGCCGCGCGCGGCCTCAGCCGCAGCACTGTCTTCGAGGCTTACTGCCTGCTCGAAACGCGCGGCCTGATTGAGGCGCGCCCCCGCTCCGGCTATTACGTGAAGACAGGCCTCGCGCACACTAAGCTGCAGGCGCCGGCGGATTCGAGGTCCGATGGAAGAGCCAGGAACGTGGACATCGGCCAGCTCGTCTTCGAACTGCTCGGTCCGATGGCGCGCCACGAATTCGCTCCGCTTGGCTCGGCCTTCATCAGCCCGTCGCTGTGCCCGCTCACGCGATTGGCGCGGCACCTCTGGACCGAGATGCGCGACCTCGATCCTTGGCGCCTGATCGAGGACCTGGCGACCGGCAATGAGGCGCTGCGCCGCCAAATCGGGCTGCGGTACGCCACGAACGGCATCGCCGTCGAGTCCACCGAGGTGGTGCTGACCAATGGCGGTTTGGAAGGAATGAACCTGAGCCTGCAGGCGGTCACGCAGCCCGGGGACGTGGTCGTGGTGGAGTCGCCCACCTTCTATGCGGCGTTGCAGTCGATTGAGCGCCTGCATCTGCGCTCGCTTGAAGTTGCGACCTCGCCGTCCCTGGGAATCGACATCGACGCGCTGGCCGCGGTGCTGGAACGCCAGCGCGTCGCGGCCTGCTGGCTCATGACCAGCTTCCAGAACCCCCTTGGCAGTTCGATGCCCGAGGATCGCAAGAAGGCGCTGGTCGCTCTCCTCGCGAAGCATGCGATTCCACTGATCGAGGACGACGCCTATGCCGAGCTCTTTTTCGGCGCGAAGAGGCCGCTGCCGGCCAAGGCCTTCGACACCGAAGGTCTGGTAATGAACTGCGGCTCCTTCTCGAAGTGTCTGGCGCCCGGCTACCGCGTCGGCTGGGTGGCAGGCGGACGCTTTGCAGCGAAGATCGAGCAGATGCGTCTTATGTACACGCTCTCGCCGGCCATCCCTGCGCAGGCCGCCATTGCAGCGTACCTTGACCAGGGCGGCTACGACCGGCACCTGCGGCGCATGCGCAAGGCGCTCGCTGGCTATCTGGCCGTGGCCGTTGAGACCGTGGAGATGTACTTCCCCGCCGGCACGCGCATGGCGGTGCCGGAAGGCGGCTATTTCTTATGGGTCGAATTGCCCAAGGCCGTCGACGCGATCGAACTGCACACGCTCGCGAGAGAACGCGGCATCAGCCTGTCGCCGGGGCCGCTGTTTTCCGCCGCCCGGCGCTTTGGAAACTGCGTGCGGCTGAACTACGGCCATGGCGGTGACCCGCGCTTTGTGCCCGCACTGAAGACCGTCGGCGAACTCGCGACGCAGTGCGCGGCGAGTCGTCACGCGCTGGCCAGCGCACGGCAATAG